The DNA sequence tacatacagataaggacgGACACCACTTGGACTGGGACAACGCATCCGTCCGAGAACAAGCCaaccagagacatgcacgagaattccgagaagcatggcattccaactggaactctatcaacaaacacatcgagtatcagcagtgcttcactcggaggcccactgaagatgttacctagtatggtgacgaaacgtctggaaatgaaccttccagctcagtgaacacaCCTACATCCAGAATATCATAAACAATAagtgacccagcactgatccctgtggtacactatTGCACACTGAAAACAGTGTTCCAAAAATGTATTAACTACCTTTGAAGATGGAAAAAGTAGGATGGATAAAGGAGAACCAGCTGATACAGTACAATGCTAAAAGACATAAAAGGCTACAGCACAAGAGCTATTAGTAACAAGGATGATTATATTATCAATGAAAGAGATTAGCAAACTAACCAGTTGAGTATCATAGGAATCATGGATGGGGTGTCAACTCATTGGAATCTTTATTAATGACCTGGGTGAATGAACcaaatgtatttgtccaaatttaCTGATATTACTACAATGTGTAGGAATGCAAGTTGTGAGGAAAATGCAGTGTGTGTACaatataatttagataaatgaagtGGGTTGTGTGAAAGTTTGAAACAAAAATGGAGTGGTGGAAAACATGGTAGGCCTGGAAAAATCAACTGAGAGAAGAGCTGCATTAATGTTTAAAGTCCAGTGATATTTTGTCAGATTGAGTATTATCGGGAAAACGTGTGGTTATTAGGAAGTATTAGGCGTGGTAGGGGGAATGAAAATCAGAATGTTACTTAGATTTAAAAAAAGTAAGTCTTGCATTTATGTATGCTATATATGACCACCAGATACCTCCGTGCTTTGCAGCTCACACAAACATGGTGAGATAATAGCTGGGTAATCTTTTtttttgaaggataaatattggctggGACACCATAGACAATTCCCCACACTTATTTGCAATAGCACACTCGTTAAGTCTCATCTGAAAGACGAAGTCATATATAACCAAGCTGCTTAAAAAGGAATTTGCCTTCATTGCCTTTGAGTTGGgcagtcatgttgaggttgtgcgtgatattggtgaggccatttctggaatactgtgtccagttctggttgccagttATGGAAagtatattattaagctggagaaggttcagaagacaTGTTTTTgggtatggaagatttgagttataaagaaaggctggatgaaCTGGGACATGTTTCACTAGAGACTAGGaagttatagaagtttataaaataacaaggggtatggataggattaataagggcactgctacctcacaacattggggacccaggttcaattccagcctagggtgattgtttgtgtggagtttgcacattctccctgtgtctgcatgggtttcttcccacaatccaaagatatgcacgtcaggtgaattggccatgctaaattgcccatagtgttagttgcattagtcagagggaaatgggtctgggtggattactctttggaggattggtgtggacctgttgggcggaagggcctgtttctacactgtagggaatctaatctaatggtagTTGTCAtttccctagaatgggggatttcaagattaggagGCGCATTTTTAAGATGGaaggagagattttaaaaagatgaggGGCAGTtatttttaacacagagggtggttcaagTGTGAAATATGGATGTCGGTActgttgcaatgtttaaaagacgtttgaataagtacatgaatgggaaagatttggagggatgtaGACCaggggcaggcaggtgggactagttttgtttagtttgagattatgtttggcatggactggttggaccaaggagtctgtttgtatgctgtatgactctatgactgtgaacAACAGTTCAGCATTCCCTTGATGCTGCACAAGAATGTAAGTCTACACCTCTGTGCCTGAGTCCTGAGGTTGGACGTGAATCTGTACTGTAACCTTACTCAGGCAAAAGTGCTATAAATTGAGTCACCACTGACTCACCAAATGGAAAGAGTCTGCAGAATACTGTAGGACATAGAGATCTGCATGTTCAAATTCGTTAATTACAAAACGTTAGCATAAAGTACAGGAGGTAATTAGGAATTGGgatgttggtctttatttcaaggGTGATGGAGTGTTGAAGTAAACCAGTctgctacaactgtacagggtattggtgaaACCACATGTGGAATATTGTATACAATTTTGATCTCCTGTTTAAAGGAAGGAGATATTTGCACTGGAACCCGTTATAGAGAAGGTTCACAGGGTTAAATCCTCAGGATGAAGGATGGCCTTTCAGTAATAGTTGAGCAAATTGAGTTTATACTAAATCGGAGTTTTTAGAATGAGGAGTGACTTTAGCATAAAGGAATCTGAGGGAGCTTGGCAAGGTCGATGCTGAGGGAATATTTCTCCTGGCAGGGTTGTCTATAACAAGGGGCACAGTTTCAGAATAAGggttggagatgaggaggaatttttccTCTCAAGGGAATGTTTAATCAGTTGCATTGTTTACCCAACAGGGTATTgaatatgaagggcttttgcccgaaatgccaattttcctgctcctcgaatgctgcctgacctgctgtgcttttctagcaccactgtaatctagcctctgatttccagcatctgcagacctcacttttgcCGAGGGTATTGAATATGATTGAGTTAGAGCAATTTTTCATCTACAAAGAAGtttttttatttttcattcatgagatgagggcattgttggctgggtcagcatttatcccccatccctaaACGCTGCTAAGAGTCAGGCACATTGCTATAGGTCTTGAGTCACGTGGACCAGCCCAcgtaaggaaggcagatttccttctctaaagaacgtaagtgaaccaggtgggtttttatgACATTCGACAATGGTTGCCTTTATTTGGCTGTAGGCTAGCTTTTTAATACAGATGCTTATTGACTTCAAGTCAATCTGccttgatgggatttgaacccatgtcttcAATACATTAACCTGGGATTCTGGAATACTAGTCCATACCACATTGCCATCACCTCATAGAGCAGACATAGAAGTGGAATTGAGGCCATAATCCGATTAAATTTTATTGAATGCGAGAAAGCTCAAGGGGTCATACGGTATACTCTTAATTCATAATTTCAACCCTAAAGTGACCTTCCTCTTCTAAAATCCTTTTCCAGGTATCTATGGAGTATGACAAAAATGAGTGTAGGTGATTATGCTGGATAACAGTTGATGAAACAATATATTGGAGAGCCTCAAAGTGATGAAGCCTGCAGTTGGCTCAATTTTTCTGGGATCTCTCTTTCACAAATGATGAAAGAGCACATTGAATAACTTATAGAAAAGTAATCCGAAAATGTAACACTCAATCAAAAGTACAAAAGATCTGTTTTTTTTAAGTTGTAACTAAGCACACTACTTACTTAAGTAAGTCTAATTTAGAGTCAAATAGCATGAAAAtagaccgtttggtccaactcatctacacCAGCCAGACATTCCAAATTGACCTAACCCCATTTGACAGAATTTGGCTCATAcccgtctaaacccttcctattcatatacccatccagatgactttcaaATGTTGTCATTATACGCTTCTCTacaacttcttctggcagctcattttgtacatgcaccacactctgcatgaaaacattatccctcaggttcttttttaaatctttcctctctcacctcaaacctttgtcctctagttttggattcctccaccctaggaaaaagaccctatccatgcctgtcatgattttgtaaacctctataatgtcaccctccAATCTCTtaacactccaggaaaaaaagcctagcctattcagtctttcccattaactcaaaccctctaatcctggcaacatccttgtaaatctgttctgcatCCTCtcgagtttaacaacatccttcctatagaagaaCCGActggaactgaatgcagtattcgaatagtggcctcaccaatgtcctataaaattgtgacatgacatcccaactcctgtagtcaatattCTGGTGaataaaggcaaacatgccaagcaccttcttcaccactctgtctacctgtgaatccactttcaaggagctaagcacttgcacccctcggtctctttgtttagcaacactgtccagggccctTCCAGTAACTGTATAAATCCTAccttgatttgccttaccaaaatgcattgcctcatatttatctaaattaaactctatctgtcactcCTCGGTCTaatgacccatctgatcaagatcccatatGGGAACTTGACATAatgttcttcattgtccactacaccaacTACTTTGGTataatttgcaaacttactaaccatacctcctatgttcatatcgaaatcattttatataaatgatgaaaagcaatggacctagcattgatccttgtggcacaccactgtccacacgcctccagtctgaaaaataaccctccactatggccctctatctcccaccttcgagccaattttgtatctgatTGGTTAGCTCCTTTGGATCGCATGTGATCCCACCTTACTAACCGGTCtacaatgtggaaccttgttgaaggcttcactgaaatccatatcaaaAATGTGTACTGCCCTGCTTTCCTcagtcatctttgtcacttcttcaaaagtgCAATCAAATTTGTGTGACACATGCACGAAGCCAtcctgactatccctaattagttcttgcctttccaaatgcatgtaaatcttatcccttccaacaacttacccatcactaaTGTAAAGCTccccggtctatagtttcctggcttttccttgcatcTTTTctaaaataatggcaccacattagccaacctccagtcttcctacACCTCACCTTTGGCTATTAATCTCTTCTCTAACTTCCTACAAAGTTCAAGGAAACACCTGATCATGTCTTGGGAATTTATctagctttgtgttttaagacCTTCAATACCACCTCTTCTCTAAAATGAACTGTTTTTCcagatatcactatttatttccccaagttttgTTAAATTACTGTGCCATATTGAGGAAAAATACAAAGATCACTGCATTTAAAAGTAGTGACTTCCTTAGCTGGACACAAGCCAGGTTTTCTACTACTTTTCTCCTTTATTGTTGGAAAAATTGCAAAGTTTAAATTATTCAAATTTTCAACCAGATGGACATTGTCTCAAGGATTTGTTCCTATTAATTCAACATTAATATTTAAAAATTCACCCCAAGAAAAGTACGAAATTTGATTTGTAGAAATCACCAATAGATTAACTGGTATTCTTCAGACTTAGTGTACTTACTTCAGGGAACTGTCAAGCATCTTTTGATTGCTGCCTACTtgttggtttctcttcatttctgactAGCCTATTTGTATCTTGCTCATAGTTCAGCTGACTGACAACCTCCACTAGTTGGAGTCAaatttgatacaaagattagattagattagattagattacttacagtgtggaaacaggcccttcggcccaacaagtccacaccgaccctccgaagcgcaacccacccatatccctacatttaccccttacctaacactatgggcaatttagcatggccaatttacctgacctgcacatctttggactgtgggaggaaaccggaacaccaggaagaaacccacgcagacacggggagaatgtgcaaactccacacagacaaaggaagatggtcgtggttgttgaaggtcagtcatctcatttCCAGGATAtatctgcaggaattcctcaggagaGTATTCTAGGCTTAACTATCTACAGTTGTTTCACCAATAAACTTCTATCcagcataaggtcagaagtaggttTGTTCACTGATGATCGCAAAATGCcaagcaccattcatgactgttcagatactaaagcagtccatacccacatgcagcaagacctggacaatatccaggcttgtgctgaaaagtggcagataacaCTTGCGTCAtgcaaatgccaggcaataaccatctccaacaagagattaCTCCTTAACAGTCAACGAATAGACTCCACTTCCAATATCCTAGGAGATTGCCATtggtcagaaactgaactggactaatcACATAATTatagtggctacaaaagcagggcAGAGGCTAGGGCTATTACAGTAAGTAACTCACCCCCCAACTCCCtaaaacctgtccatcatctacaaggagaaagtgaggacagcagatgctggagatcagagctgaaaatgtgttgctggaaaagcgcagcaggtcaggcagcatccaaggagcaggagaatcgacgtttcgggcatgagcccttcttcaggaatctacaGTATGataaaatactccccacttgtctgaatgagtacaGTTCTATCAACGCACAAGAAGTTTGAAGGATGAAGGGCTgacgcccgaaacattgattttcctgctccttggatgctgcctgactgctgtgcttttccagtgccacacttttcaactcaagaagcttgacgctATCCAGGATATCGAAGTCTGCTTGATAGGTACCACATCCATTGATTCCAACACTGACACTTTGTAGTAGCGGTGTGTACCAATCTCGAAGATGCACTGCTGAAGTAATCaaaaacagcaccttccaaacccatgaccatttctaTCTTGAAGAACAAATGCATATGCAACATATACCCTGTACATAGGAATACCACCACATGCAGGTTCATCTCCAAGCCACACatcttcctgacttggaaatatactgccattcattcaatgttgctggactaaaatctggaactcacttcctAAAGTATTATATCTATCTATACCATATGGATTTCAGCATTCAATAGTCATTTCACCACCACCTCGAGCAACTAGAGGTggttaataaatgctggcctagccagttaTACTTGCATTCCatgaaacaattttaaaaaaaatcaccatgTTGGCAGGCAAGAGGACCTTTGCCAGTGATAATTAGTCCCTGGTCCACAAAACAGTCAGTGAGTTCACAAAAGGTATCAAATTCCTTGCTTTTGAAGCACGTAGCCATCCTTTTAAATCCTTGGTTTTAAACAGTTCTTTCTCATTTTGGTCCAGTTTTAAGAAGCATAGACCTCTCAAATACATTAGTGAAGCTGTTGGAAGTTTCCGAGCAACTCAGCCACTTTGTAGTCACTTTTACTGGTATCAGATTTGCATTTATCTTCTCGATATTTTAGAATTTGAATGCCTAAACaaccacagtgggatttgaactttaATTTTGGATTGTTAGTTCATGCCTTTGGATTAATCTGGCTATTGTACTGCATTGCTTTCTGCTTTGCGTTTTCAGTATTGTTAATGTATAATAAAATATTATAATTTAATAATTCACTTCTATTAACACTGGATTGAGTATAAATTGGGATTACTGATAAGTACATTATCTACCTTTTATAGACCAACAAAATATTATTGAGGTTGACAAACACCAGATTTTAAATACATCTTACTATAATTTGTGTCAGGTGGAATCAAAATGCCAAATTCTTTTGTGATCGTATTCCACTATTTTAATCCAGAAAAAACAGTCTGGTTAAACACCCCTGTTATATGGAGCCAATTCTTATATGGAGCCAATTATAAATAACTTATTTTGAAATCTTTTTGTTTTGTTACAGAGTCCACTTGCTTCAAGATGATTCTTTGTAGATGAGCACAGTGGACACTCAAGAGACAGGGCAGGTATGCACTTACTCAAAATGAGTAATTCTCGGATCTTCCAGATTTGTGGCATCATGGCTTCTGTGTTCATGATTCTATTGATAATTTTTTATTGGGATGATGTTGGGACAGCCCATTTTCACTTGCATACGACTATTTCGAAAATTCAGGTCACACATCTCCCTCTAATGACAAACTTAAACCATAACCAGCTGAATTCCAAAAAGGCAGTAGAAGAAAGAAAACCCAGTTCTGAACCTGACATTATTCAGGATGATCTTGACTTTATGTTGGTTGAAAGCACAAAAGGATACCTACAGGAAGGAGATTCTCCTGAGATGGAAGAAACTTTCAATGCAGTATCTGAACCTAACCCTGAGAAACTCCCAGGCTTTGACTTGGGAATCAATTCTGCCCAAACAAAGACTGAGTTAGAAAGGATACAAAATGAGAGGAAACAAAATATTAAAGATGTGTGTGCAGACTCCAGTATCATGTTCTCAGGGAAAAATAGGAATTTTGAAGATATTCCAAATAAAGAATTGGACCATCTTATTGTGGATGACCAGCATGGCATTATTTACTGTTATGTTCCCAAAGTGGCCTGCACTAATTGGAAGCGGATTATGATTTTATTAAGTGGCAGTATTTTGAAGCAAGGCACTGCATACCGTGATCCACTTGAGATCCCCAGGGATTTAGTGCATAACTCAACCAGCCATTTCACCTTCAACAAGTTCTGGAAGCGGTATGGCAAATTCTCAAAACACCTCATGAAGATCAAGCTGAAAAAGTACACCAAGTTTCTCTTTGTTCGTGATCCTTTTGTCAGATTAATCTCAGCATTCCGCAGCAAGTTTGAAATTAAGAATGAGGATTTTTATAATCGTTTTGCAATCCCAATGCTCCAACTGTATGCAAATTGTTCTGACCCGCCATCAACTGTCAATGAGGCTTTCTCTGCAGGAATCAAGCCCAGCTTTGTCAACTTTATTCAGTATTTGTTGGACCCTCACACAGAGAAGAATATGCCTTTTAATGAACACTGGCGGCAGGTATACAGGCTTTGTCACCCATGCCAAATAAATTATGACTTTATTGGAAAACTTGAAAGTTTGGATGAGGATGCTAATTACCTACTGAAGTTGCTCAATGTAGAAAAGCTTGTTCAGTTTCCGCAAAGTTTACGGAACCGGACAGTAAAGAGCTGGGAACATGACTGGTTTTCAAAAATTCCAGTAGCTTGGAGAAAACAGCTTTACGAATTATATATGCCTGATTTTGTTATCTTCGGCTATCCTAAGCCAACAAACTTGTTACTTGACTGATGTTAAAAATGCACTAAAAGTCTGTTTTAAAGAAACTTGTGCAGTGAATTCCTCGTA is a window from the Chiloscyllium punctatum isolate Juve2018m chromosome 40, sChiPun1.3, whole genome shotgun sequence genome containing:
- the LOC140464436 gene encoding carbohydrate sulfotransferase 12-like, which gives rise to MHLLKMSNSRIFQICGIMASVFMILLIIFYWDDVGTAHFHLHTTISKIQVTHLPLMTNLNHNQLNSKKAVEERKPSSEPDIIQDDLDFMLVESTKGYLQEGDSPEMEETFNAVSEPNPEKLPGFDLGINSAQTKTELERIQNERKQNIKDVCADSSIMFSGKNRNFEDIPNKELDHLIVDDQHGIIYCYVPKVACTNWKRIMILLSGSILKQGTAYRDPLEIPRDLVHNSTSHFTFNKFWKRYGKFSKHLMKIKLKKYTKFLFVRDPFVRLISAFRSKFEIKNEDFYNRFAIPMLQLYANCSDPPSTVNEAFSAGIKPSFVNFIQYLLDPHTEKNMPFNEHWRQVYRLCHPCQINYDFIGKLESLDEDANYLLKLLNVEKLVQFPQSLRNRTVKSWEHDWFSKIPVAWRKQLYELYMPDFVIFGYPKPTNLLLD